The nucleotide window CAGGGTAGTAACTGGCCGGCCTCATGTGTGCCATATACATTAAAATAATGCATTACTTATATGTTGTTCGGTACATTCTTTTTCAACTTATGTAAAAACACAATTGCGCCTCACAACTTTTCCTTGTAATTTTCACCATATTtcgtaaagggtatttttgtaaatattttttaagaaagaaattatataatgaatgttatataatttaatacaccaaaccaaataaTGGATAAGAAATAATCTCAACTTTACTAATATCAATATTAATAATACATTTTATTCATTACTATTCTTATACACTATTCCAAAACAAGAGGAATGAATATAAGAAGTTAGATATGGAAAAAGATCATAGTATCAATTTATTAATATCAGTAAATGGAAATCACtaggttttgattttgaatttaaaactcTATAACTAGCTTGATCAATACGGAATGTTTTTAATGGAGGACGAAACTGTATAAGATTTGAATATAGAACAAAATCATATAATAGTATCATTTTaccataattaattaaatagtagtAATAGGTAAAAATAGTACTCTATTAATTGAAATATGGTGGTACTATTACACATCCACTTGTCATGTTATTATTGGCTTTCGGTTAACAGTAACTTTTTTTCCATAACAGAGGTGAAGTTTCATGGCATGTTCCTTTTATCCCTTAATGGAAATTGGTCTGTTACACAACAGTAATAATGGCGTTTTGacagtgtgtatatatatatatagtctcCTTTCATctacaaagtttttttttaggaCTTGGAAGCATTTCTAGAGTTTCAGAGGTAACCTTCATTCAAAAAGTAAAGCATTTTTTCTACACTTTTCATCTTAGAaatggtattttttttaaaaaaaaaattctgtttACTTGGGGTTTTTTGGTTTCCTTTTGTTTCTCGTAAAAATAGATTTCATGTTCATTTCGAAAGAGCTTCATGTGCACTTGAGTCGAGGGTATTTAGTAAGGTTTGCGTATATTTTACCTCTTTTGGCATTTCACtgggttatattgttgttgttgttcgaAAGAGCTTCATGTGTCTAGTTTGGAAGAACGAGTGAGTTCTTCATTATGTTTCTATGGTTGaacgattttatttttttttaataatatttggaCTTGaagtttttatcatttttttgtgtgatttcttttttagtcttgTGATtatgtgtgtgtgtgcgcgTTTGTGACTTTGTGTATAGTGAAGAAACCTGAAatgcaaatttttttttcataaaaccCTGCGAAGAAACTGTTTTTCCTTTCATATGATCTGTTGGGTGGAGCCAGTTACTGCTGAGGGGTTCTTCCTAGCCTCCTGTGGAAAGTTATATTgcttatttttatgtatatgtatgagATGTTAAACCCTTTCGGCTTCTTTTTGGgcttattttttcatattttggaaCCCTTAGTAAAATAAACTTAGCTACTTTGAATATGACTTGATTTCTGCCTTTACTTTTTGGGCTGTCTCGTCTATAGTTGTTTGATTCTCTTCTACATCTTTACTTGTATTTTGCCTGACTAAAATGGAAGTGCAAAAACCATAGTTGGATTAGACAATATTTTACAAATTGACTAGTGGCAAAACTTTTCTTTGTTTACATCTTTAATATCCAAAGATGTGGCCTACCGGTCTAGTGATCAATAAAATGAGTTGATTACCACTGAGGTCTAAAGTTCGGCATGATTAACCTGTACCTGGGAGGTAGTAGATACTACTCTGTAGAATTAGTTGAGGTTTTAGTTTACTTTTTATTCATTTCTCTGTGTTTGATTGGACCAGATTCTAAATGTTTCAAGTTGCTGAATATTGAAGCTAGTATCAATAGCTTACTCCCACTATGCTCCTTCCTATTTAATTCTTGTCCTGTTCAACTGTTTCTTTACAATTCATGTACTTGcccattttgagaaagtaagaTGACAATTTAATGTCGTATGTGCTTTTAGGCGTTTAGTTTTGTAACTTCACTGGCAATTTGTTGGTGACTCTTGCAGTTTCTTGATGTATTTTGCTACAATTTAATGttgagagtagtattttttttctgttctttAGTCAAAGAGGGCATGGAgttcttgtttttttccttaacaaggaatatatttgaactttatCTTTTGTCATATGAACCAGAAGGAAGATTCTTGAGGTATTCCAACTTTGAGAAAAGGGGTCAAAAACTCTTCGGGGTAAGGTAAAACTTGAATCTGTACCAAATTTGGAAAAGGTATTTCGAGTTAATCATCTGCTGCAGCCTGGAAGTATGCTGGCTTTACAACCGAATGACTAAACCTTTTTCAGATTATTAATGAGCTTTACATACAACAATTTAAACTAGTTGTAAACTGTGTTTCTGTCTTGAATGAGATTTTCTGATAGTTTTTATACTGTTAAGTTTGAGTAAAATGTAAGTTTCTACTTGTCCGTGTGTGGTGTTGTGGGTCTTGATTCTTGACAACCTCTACTTGTCATGTTAGGAAGATCAAGGAACTGCAAACATGATGTACCACGTAGCAAGGGCATCTGAATTTCTGGTGATCACTGGGATTGGTATTAATGAACTGAAGATCACAAAAAAGGCACTAGTATGGCCATTGCAGAAATGTCGAATCATTGATGTTACTCCTGTGAACTATACTTTTGAAGTCAATGCTATGAGTGCTGAGAAGCTGCCCTTCCTTCTCCCTGTTGTTTTCACTATAGGTCTATGTGTGGATGACCGTGAGAGACTTATCAAATATGCTAAACTTCTATCCCACCATGAACGTGATTCACACGATGTGAAGGACCTTGTTCAAGGTGTCATTGAGGGAGAGACTCGTGTCTTGGCTGCTTCCACGACCATGGAGGAAATCTTTAAAGgcacaaaaaatttcaagaagGAGGTATTTGACAAGGTTCAGCTTGAGCTCAACCAATTTGGCTTGCTGATTTACAATGCTAACATTAAGCAACTGGTTGATGTTTAAGAGCACGAATACTTTTCTTACTTGGGGCAGAAAACTCAAATGGAAGCTGCAAACCAAGCAAAAATTGATGTTTCTGAGGCCAAAATGAAGGGTGAGATTGGAGCTAAGGAGTGAGAAGGTCTCACACGTCAAAATGCTGCCAAGATTGACGCTGAGACAAAGATCATATCCACCCAAAGGGATGGTAATGGAAACTATGAGTGCAAGCATTTCTAACAACTATGAGTGCAAGCATTTCTAACAACTTGCCTGCACATTAGTCTCACCAGCAAGCCTAAAGAGTTTGGCCAAACCTTCCTGAAAACACGTATCCACAGGTACATACTTCAACTTTTCCACTTCATTCATATAAGATACAATAACAGTAAAATCCATATCCATATTGACAAAAGCAAGATGACCAGTAACGCAAGATGACAAGCtggtgaacatatattttttttccctgTACAACTACTCTCCATAATGCAtaatacataattcaaattccATAAGTACTACAACTTCATTACAAAATACAAATTCAATAATACATAAACTTGTAATTCAAACTCCATAAGtattaaaacaacaaatattcaatttatACATTGAGTCTTAAAGTGTTTGATCCTTACATACATTCACTTCATGATCCTTATAACAAACACAACGAACAAAGCACATGAAATGAAAATgatagttttcaattttttgattttcttctcCAAAAGCATAACTTTTCCAGCTTCTTGGGctgaaataaatttcatttcttcaaacaaaatttccagattgtCCCTTTCAGCTTTTTCCATTCCATCGACaatccgtttcaatttgtttctttcaaCCTTCATAACATCCAATTTACCCTTTAAGTCCATTATAACAGTTACTGCTCTTGGTGGGAGTTGTTGTTTGTCTTGCCATTCCCAATATCCACATGAAGTGGCCTACATGTAGTGTACAAATTCAACTATCAAGtttacataataatttagaGAAATACTTAATGTTAATTTAACAAATAANNNNNNNNNNNNNNNNNNNNNNNNNNNNNNNNNNNNNNNNNNNNNNNNNNNNNNNNNNNNNNNNATGTGTGGATGACCGTGAGAGACTTATCAAATATGCTAAACTTCTATCCCACCATGAACGTGATTCACACGATGTGAAGGACCTTGTTCAAGGTGTCATTGAGGGAGAGACTCGTGTCTTGGCTGCTTCCATGACCATGGAGGAAATCTTTAAAGGCACAAAAGATTTCAAGAAGGAGGTATTTGACAAGGTTCAGCTTGAGCTCAACCAATTTGGCTTGCTGATTTACAATGCTAACATTAAGCAACTGGTCGATGTTCAAGGGCACGAATACTTTTCTTACTTGGGGCAGAAAACTCAAATGGAAGCTGCAAACCAAGCTAAAATTGATGTTTCTGAGGCCAAAATGAAGGGTGAGATTGGAGCTAAGGAGCGAGAAGGTCTCACACGTCAAAATGCTGCCAAGATTGATGCTGAGACAAAGATCATATCCACCCAAAGGGATGGTGATGGAAAGAAAGAGGAGGTTAAAGTGAAGACTGATGTTAAGATATATGAAAATCAGAGAGAAGCTGAGGTGGCTGAGGCAAATTCTGTTCTGGCAACCAAGAAGGCTAGGTGGTCTCAGCAGGCAAAAATGGCTGAGATTGAAGCCCAGAAAGCTGTAGCAATACGGGAGGCTGTATTACAACAAGAAGTTGAGAGAAAGAATGCATTGACTAAGACAGAGAGCCTGAAAGCACAACATCTCAGTAAGGCTACTGTTGACTATGAGATTAAGGCAAGTCCATCATGTCACAACACTTCTCTTTTagtacctttgtgtgagttcatGGAGTTGACTTTTCATTTGCTGATATATCTAGAGTAAGTTAGATTGcttttatttatcattatttcatgttatttttgtgtttaGATGTTTCCATGTGAGATGGCTTACTCACTTAATAGTCCACAAAATCAGTATGatttgatgatttcatgttCAACTGTTACATGACTTTGCTTGTGTTTCCTTCCAATTACATTCTTTCTTTTGTGACTTTGCCCAATATATGTACTCGTGCATGTGGCTCTTTTCCTTCTTGTCTATTTTCAGTTGTAAGTCTATTACTTTATTCTGTCATGTGAATCCATTGTTTATGTACCATGCTACTACTCATCCAAAGTTTGACATGAAAACACTCTAGGTGCAAGAAGCCAATTCAGTATTGTACAAGAAGCAGAAGGAAGCAGAAGCAGAGCTTTATGAAAACAGAAAAGCTGCCGAGGCTAAGAAATTGGCAGCAGAAGCTCAGACATATGCCGTACAACTAGCTGCTGATGCTGCACTCTATGCCAAAAAGAAAGAGGCTGAAGGACTAAAGGGCATTGCAGAAGCAGAGGGCGTTTATGTACGCAGTCTGATGTCAGCCTTGGGAGGAAACTACAATGCCCTGCGAGACTACATGATGATCGACAAAGGAATGTTCAAAGACATCGCCAAGTTCAATGCTGAAGCAATCAAGGGACTTCAACCCAAAATCAGCATTTGGAGTAATGGTGGCACAAATGGACAGTTGGTTGATGGAACAAGTGGTGGACATGCTGGAATCAAAGAATTGGCTTCTATTTACCAAGCAATTCCTCCTTTACTTGAGACTGTGCATGAACAAACTGGAATGTTGCCACCAGCATGGATAGGAAGCCTCTCTGTTTCTGCTGATCCAGCCACATCCAGCCAATCTGCATAGGAAAATTCATGACTTTTATGACCATCTAGTAGGATTCCAACTACCAATAAGCTGATATGACTAAACTTTGCACTTAACTACTTAAGCAATAGCTAGTATATTAGGCCTTTTGTGCCTGGACAAGTGTGATGTTTACAATGCTTTATTACATACATTGAACTTCTTGTTGATTATAATAGAAGACTGATTGTTGGAGACTAGGATGTGTTAGGGTCCTACGCTTCATTCTTTTCACTTGATAAACATCCGAAATCGAATTATTCACACCACTTATTGCGGGTACTGCACACcggatagaaaaaaaaacatattacaATTACCACTCTAGCTTTCAATGCACAACACTGCCATCACTTACTTACTTATATCGACAATCCCCTTCATCACCAACACACAACTGACTTCCCTACAGCTAATTTAACAATCCATttaaagttttcttaattttaaagatttgaatAGCAAATTATTTTGGAGATTATGAGATTGatttaactattttaaataataatttaatgcaATGCcaattttatgaaatattaagtTTAATTGGTATTAAATTTCCAACTAAACATTTATTATGCTGGTCCTCAACtgaaattttaaatgaattaaagttaaaataagtaataaagtgtatcaagatataattaaaattgatttcttttatGATATCATTCTTTGAAGTTAGTTAGAAAGTCATATGATATCATGTTCAGAAAATAATAACTCACACGGCACATACTGCACTAAACccgaaggaaaaaaaaaactatatgccaatcttttttatattctttaatgGTAAGTGTTTATAATAGATATTAGTTTTTCGatacgtgcgttgcacgtgattaccaatttagaaaatatcttatttaagcgaagatttgaataatgaGCTttgaacaaaataatattgtagatttttttgtgaatgttcaatgttgattgttatatatatatctcttattcacgaGAACCTACAAAGATGATCAAcgaaaaaatttattagttcaatgcaataatgtatatatttatttcaatttgatgaggtgcaatcatgtaattagtcacATCTCAgcaatattaccttatagacgatatttgttgtcttttttttcttatcatctaaccagatgtgctttgcaTATGTATTTCACATTAAACTGTTTATAGTCATATGAATATGTGAAGAgaacaattaaattttatttttagaactattttttgtatattgatttttattttatacgttataacataatagatgacGTTCTTATTGTTGGCCctcatatttgacttctcgATTGATTGTGTATATAAATCAAAGATAATTATCTGATTGTCAATAGTAAACTGGGAAAAAATACctttttttatctaaaaaatataaataaaaatcaaagaatatattctatttgtgaaatcatatatatatataatcacctATTTATCATACACCGAacaaagatatagttcatatacttgtaaacggtttttcaatttattcaaccaagcatgatTCGTCGAAGGAAAATAACAACATTGTGTTATCATATATATAGGGGTGGTAATCATGTGAAAAAAtattggtcaaaagttaatataagtaaagatgaaagatagaaataattaatgtactaactatgagaattcataatatCATAACTAAAGAATGTAAAAGAGTATGAATAACATTTGCAATAGTTAGTTATatctaagagaatttataatgttataactaaagaattaatgtgcaatgactgaatttctaataaattttatacttacataaataaataggacttttaattaatgttactatttttttttatagttattagattttaatttattgtagggataaaatgaaaatgtgtattccatattactgaatataaaatttaattgcaaatgataaattttaaatgattcatataaaTTCACATACATTCacatttgttgtgtattttttttaaaaaaagaaactcagaccattttaaaataatatattttgaaattagagaattgcattaatgaaaatatttatctcattaaaattagctattaaataaataaataataataattaaactcTACAAACTTCAAGTGGCTTTATTACAAATCATAtgaatttttcttcatttaaaatactgaaatattaagaaatagtaaataatgaAAACGAACGGGCAATGTTTAtttagtaataactattttgaagca belongs to Solanum stenotomum isolate F172 chromosome 1, ASM1918654v1, whole genome shotgun sequence and includes:
- the LOC125853727 gene encoding flotillin-like protein 6, which translates into the protein MMYHVARASEFLVITGIGINELKITKKALVWPLQKCRIIDVTPVNYTFEVNAMSAEKLPFLLPVVFTIGLCVDDRERLIKYAKLLSHHERDSHDVKDLVQGVIEGETRVLAASMTMEEIFKGTKDFKKEVFDKVQLELNQFGLLIYNANIKQLVDVQGHEYFSYLGQKTQMEAANQAKIDVSEAKMKGEIGAKEREGLTRQNAAKIDAETKIISTQRDGDGKKEEVKVKTDVKIYENQREAEVAEANSVLATKKARWSQQAKMAEIEAQKAVAIREAVLQQEVERKNALTKTESLKAQHLSKATVDYEIKVQEANSVLYKKQKEAEAELYENRKAAEAKKLAAEAQTYAVQLAADAALYAKKKEAEGLKGIAEAEGVYVRSLMSALGGNYNALRDYMMIDKGMFKDIAKFNAEAIKGLQPKISIWSNGGTNGQLVDGTSGGHAGIKELASIYQAIPPLLETVHEQTGMLPPAWIGSLSVSADPATSSQSA